A window from Solanum stenotomum isolate F172 chromosome 7, ASM1918654v1, whole genome shotgun sequence encodes these proteins:
- the LOC125871081 gene encoding 60S ribosomal protein L18-2 isoform X1: MGIDLVAGGKSKKTKRIAPKSDDVYLKLLVKLYRFLARRTGSKFNAVILKRLFMSKINKAPLSLSRLVTYMTGKEDNIAVIVGTVTDDVRAYEVPKIKVTALRFTETARARIEKAGGECLTFDQLALRAPLGQNTVLLRGPKNSREAVKHFGKAPGVPHSHTKPYVRAKGRKFERARGKRNSRGYKA, translated from the exons AT GGGTATCGATCTAGTGGCCGGAGGTAAGTCCAAAAAGACTAAGCGCATTGCACCAAAATCCGACGATGTTTATCTCAAGCTTCTCGTCAag TTGTACCGATTTCTTGCACGGAGGACTGGTAGTAAGTTCAATGCTGTGATACTGAAGAGACTCTTCATGAGCAAGATCAATAAAGCTCCATTGTCTCTATCACGTTTGGTTACTTACATGACCGGAAAG GAGGACAATATTGCTGTTATTGTCGGGACTGTTACCGATGATGTTCGAGCTTATGAAGTCCCTAAAATCAAGGTTACTGCATTGAGATTCACTGAAACAGCTAGAGCTAGGATTGAGAAGGCTGGAGGAGAATGTTTGACCTTTGATCAGCTCGCTCTCAGAGCCCCTCTTGGGCAGAACACA GTTTTACTTAGGGGTCCAAAGAACTCGAGGGAGGCTGTTAAGCACTTTGGTAAAGCACCTGGTGTCCCGCACAGCCACACGAAGCCTTATGTTCGTGCCAAGGGAAGGAAGTTTGAGCGAGCAAGAGGAAAGAGAAATAGCAGAGGCTACAAGGCTTGA
- the LOC125871081 gene encoding 60S ribosomal protein L18-2 isoform X2: MGIDLVAGGKSKKTKRIAPKSDDVYLKLLVKLYRFLARRTGSKFNAVILKRLFMSKINKAPLSLSRLVTYMTGKEDNIAVIVGTVTDDVRAYEVPKIKVTALRFTETARARIEKAGGECLTFDQLALRAPLGQNTVLLRGPKNSREAVKHFGKAPGVPHSHTKPYVRAKGRKFERARGKRNSRGYKA, from the exons ATG GGTATCGATCTAGTGGCCGGAGGTAAGTCCAAAAAGACTAAGCGCATTGCACCAAAATCCGACGATGTTTATCTCAAGCTTCTCGTCAag TTGTACCGATTTCTTGCACGGAGGACTGGTAGTAAGTTCAATGCTGTGATACTGAAGAGACTCTTCATGAGCAAGATCAATAAAGCTCCATTGTCTCTATCACGTTTGGTTACTTACATGACCGGAAAG GAGGACAATATTGCTGTTATTGTCGGGACTGTTACCGATGATGTTCGAGCTTATGAAGTCCCTAAAATCAAGGTTACTGCATTGAGATTCACTGAAACAGCTAGAGCTAGGATTGAGAAGGCTGGAGGAGAATGTTTGACCTTTGATCAGCTCGCTCTCAGAGCCCCTCTTGGGCAGAACACA GTTTTACTTAGGGGTCCAAAGAACTCGAGGGAGGCTGTTAAGCACTTTGGTAAAGCACCTGGTGTCCCGCACAGCCACACGAAGCCTTATGTTCGTGCCAAGGGAAGGAAGTTTGAGCGAGCAAGAGGAAAGAGAAATAGCAGAGGCTACAAGGCTTGA